A single window of Cytobacillus luteolus DNA harbors:
- a CDS encoding 3-ketoacyl-ACP reductase: protein MESLQGKTALITGAGRGIGRATALALAKEGVNIGLIGRTMENLEKVASELNEYNVEVSAAVGDVADLDSITNAVEHIKEDLGSIDILINNAGIAKFGGFLDLTPEEWESIIRVNLMGVYNATRAVLPGMIEKKTGDIINVSSSAGQKGAPVTSAYSASKFAVLGLTESLMLEVRKHNIRVSALTPSTVATDLAIETNLISENNPDKFMQPEDLAELMVAHLKLNRRVFVKSAGLWSTNPS from the coding sequence ATGGAAAGTTTACAAGGTAAAACAGCGCTTATTACTGGTGCGGGAAGAGGAATTGGCCGTGCTACTGCTCTAGCTCTTGCAAAAGAAGGCGTTAACATCGGTCTTATTGGTCGTACAATGGAAAATCTAGAAAAAGTAGCTTCGGAACTAAATGAGTATAACGTTGAGGTATCAGCAGCAGTTGGAGATGTCGCTGATTTAGATTCTATAACAAATGCAGTTGAACATATAAAGGAGGACCTAGGTTCAATCGATATTCTTATTAATAATGCAGGAATTGCAAAGTTTGGGGGCTTTCTTGACCTAACTCCAGAAGAGTGGGAGTCAATTATCCGGGTTAATTTAATGGGTGTATACAATGCGACAAGAGCTGTCTTACCAGGAATGATCGAGAAGAAAACTGGTGATATCATCAATGTTTCTTCATCGGCTGGACAAAAGGGAGCACCTGTAACAAGTGCTTACAGTGCATCAAAGTTTGCCGTATTAGGTCTTACTGAATCACTCATGTTGGAAGTAAGGAAACATAACATTCGTGTTAGTGCTTTAACACCTAGTACTGTAGCCACAGATCTTGCAATTGAAACGAACTTAATTAGTGAAAACAATCCAGATAAATTTATGCAACCTGAGGATCTTGCAGAGTTAATGGTTGCTCATTTGAAACTTAACCGTCGTGTATTTGTTAAATCTGCAGGACTTTGGTCAACCAATCCATCGTAG
- a CDS encoding M20/M25/M40 family metallo-hydrolase, whose product MIQTKVKENLPKSVEDLKEFCGLQTISAQKKMIPETVQYLLNFIEELGGKTKVLDDIEGGHPVIYASFEAGPGGNPEKTLLFYNHYDVQPPEPLDEWETPPFELTEIEGKLFARGSADNKGDLMARLTAIKILKESEAGLPCHVKFLLEGEEEIGSPNLEFYLTQYNELFKADACIWEHADKDDKDRVSLMAGVKGMAYFELVCESADMDLHSKVGALVDNAAWRLTHALASMKNDKHEILVDGFFDGILPPTDLELEYVRSIPFDEQSISNLYGLKQPLITSYNGQDPREANIFNPTMTICGLESGYYGEGSKTVLPKKAMAKLDCRLVPGQDPAHILECIENHLQKQGFSDVKVKLLSGVRAFRSDLSHPFVTLMVRTAQEVYDTEVVLSPNNTGTGPMTEFGHHLQLPIVSTGVGWAHSRLHAPNESIRLKDFEEGIVHIAYIISEFAKTN is encoded by the coding sequence ATGATACAAACTAAAGTAAAGGAAAATCTCCCAAAATCTGTGGAAGATTTAAAGGAATTCTGTGGCTTACAGACTATTTCTGCTCAAAAAAAGATGATACCGGAAACGGTTCAATACCTTTTGAATTTCATTGAAGAACTTGGAGGTAAAACAAAGGTATTAGATGATATTGAAGGTGGACATCCAGTTATCTATGCTTCCTTTGAAGCGGGTCCTGGAGGAAATCCTGAAAAGACTTTATTATTTTACAACCATTATGACGTTCAACCACCTGAACCATTAGATGAATGGGAGACTCCCCCGTTTGAGTTAACTGAAATAGAAGGGAAATTATTTGCAAGAGGTTCTGCTGACAACAAAGGTGACTTAATGGCCAGACTAACTGCTATTAAAATTTTAAAAGAGTCAGAAGCTGGTCTACCTTGTCATGTAAAGTTTCTACTTGAAGGTGAAGAGGAAATCGGCAGTCCGAATCTTGAATTCTATTTAACCCAATACAATGAATTATTTAAGGCGGATGCTTGTATTTGGGAGCATGCTGATAAAGATGATAAAGACCGAGTCAGCTTAATGGCTGGTGTAAAAGGCATGGCTTATTTTGAATTAGTATGTGAAAGTGCAGATATGGATCTTCACTCTAAAGTTGGTGCCCTTGTTGATAATGCAGCATGGAGACTTACCCATGCACTTGCATCAATGAAAAATGATAAACATGAAATTTTAGTTGATGGATTTTTCGATGGAATCCTCCCTCCAACAGATTTAGAGTTGGAGTATGTAAGGAGTATACCTTTTGATGAGCAATCTATTTCGAACCTATATGGATTAAAGCAACCATTGATCACTTCTTATAATGGACAAGATCCTCGTGAGGCAAATATTTTTAACCCAACGATGACAATCTGTGGTCTCGAGAGTGGCTATTACGGAGAAGGTTCTAAAACTGTTCTTCCAAAAAAAGCGATGGCTAAGTTAGATTGTCGCTTAGTTCCTGGCCAGGATCCTGCCCATATTCTAGAATGTATTGAAAATCATCTTCAAAAACAAGGGTTCTCAGATGTGAAAGTAAAATTATTAAGTGGTGTAAGAGCATTCCGTTCTGATTTATCTCATCCATTTGTCACGCTTATGGTCCGTACAGCACAGGAAGTTTATGATACCGAAGTGGTACTATCCCCTAATAATACGGGTACAGGTCCAATGACCGAATTCGGACACCACTTGCAACTTCCTATCGTTAGTACCGGAGTAGGTTGGGCTCATTCTCGATTACATGCACCCAATGAATCCATTCGCCTTAAAGATTTTGAAGAAGGCATTGTTCATATAGCTTACATTATTTCAGAATTTGCTAAAACAAATTAA